A part of Amycolatopsis camponoti genomic DNA contains:
- a CDS encoding NUDIX hydrolase yields the protein MIGRERAIRIGARILLLNVVDEVLLIHARDPDDPSHHWWELPGGGQEPGEELEDTARREIAEETGLVIDELGRKLWTRESRFTYRGREHQRLDHVYLARTDDTSPRIATQHSANERAGLIEHRWWPAAAVSACHDKLLPAELPDLLLALLEGRFPATPLALTA from the coding sequence TTGATCGGCCGCGAACGGGCCATCCGGATCGGCGCTCGCATCCTGCTCCTCAACGTCGTCGACGAAGTTCTGCTCATTCACGCACGCGATCCCGACGATCCCAGCCATCACTGGTGGGAGCTACCAGGCGGCGGGCAGGAGCCCGGTGAGGAGCTCGAGGACACCGCACGGCGGGAGATCGCTGAGGAAACCGGCCTCGTCATCGATGAGCTCGGCCGCAAGCTGTGGACCCGCGAAAGCCGCTTCACCTACCGCGGCCGCGAGCATCAACGCCTCGACCACGTCTACCTCGCCCGCACCGACGACACGTCACCACGAATCGCCACCCAGCACTCGGCCAACGAGCGGGCAGGTCTCATCGAGCACCGTTGGTGGCCGGCCGCCGCCGTCTCGGCGTGTCACGACAAACTCCTTCCGGCCGAGCTGCCGGACCTCCTACTGGCTCTGCTCGAGGGCCGCTTCCCAGCGACTCCGCTGGCTCTCACCGCTTGA
- a CDS encoding phosphotransferase, which yields MPRSTWEALPAPVRAAIERETGDVREAVLPSAGRNSDFSATLHTASGAVFCKGIADADGKRGRMHRHEAAVNAALPVSVAPRLLWHIEANGWLLLGFEHSPGRHLDLSPTSPDLAATRDAVTAMADGLATVSVDAPALADQWARLAAWRRLAKDVPSDLDPWARDHLDQLTTWEAAAIDLVAGNTLAHTDLHALNMLVHDRKVRIVDWAWSRHANAAVDPAFLITRLIEAGHTPADAEAWAQELPPWQQAPSETRTALAVAIWGIWEYLERHLPLAHRAALTAAAREWARFRLADVP from the coding sequence ATGCCTCGCAGCACCTGGGAAGCACTGCCCGCCCCGGTTCGAGCGGCCATCGAACGCGAAACCGGCGACGTCCGCGAGGCAGTGCTTCCCAGCGCAGGCCGCAACTCCGACTTCTCCGCGACGCTGCACACCGCCTCCGGCGCCGTCTTCTGCAAAGGCATCGCCGACGCGGACGGCAAACGCGGACGCATGCACCGGCACGAGGCGGCTGTCAACGCGGCTCTTCCTGTATCGGTCGCGCCTCGACTGCTGTGGCACATCGAAGCGAACGGCTGGCTTCTCCTCGGCTTCGAGCACTCCCCCGGCCGCCACCTCGACCTGTCACCGACCTCCCCTGACCTCGCCGCTACGCGAGACGCCGTCACGGCGATGGCCGACGGGCTCGCGACGGTGTCCGTCGACGCACCGGCCCTGGCCGATCAGTGGGCCCGGCTGGCGGCCTGGCGACGACTCGCCAAGGACGTCCCCTCCGACCTCGACCCATGGGCTCGAGATCATCTCGACCAGCTGACGACCTGGGAAGCCGCGGCGATCGACCTCGTCGCCGGGAACACGCTGGCGCACACCGACCTGCACGCGCTGAACATGCTCGTCCACGACAGAAAGGTCCGGATCGTCGACTGGGCCTGGTCCCGGCACGCCAACGCCGCCGTCGACCCGGCGTTCCTCATCACCCGCCTAATCGAAGCCGGACACACCCCCGCCGATGCCGAGGCATGGGCACAGGAGCTACCGCCCTGGCAGCAAGCTCCTTCGGAAACGAGAACGGCTCTCGCTGTCGCGATCTGGGGCATCTGGGAATACCTCGAACGCCACCTGCCCTTGGCCCACCGCGCAGCGCTCACCGCGGCCGCGCGGGAATGGGCCCGCTTCCGGCTCGCGGATGTCCCTTGA
- a CDS encoding glycine-rich domain-containing protein, with product MSITTSTHRTGRSLVSDDLFHRLTDRIVQAERFERDLAERIMDQALAFLLACATNVGAPLTPSELVDIGWHTFLLDTSEYAAFCDRVAGRFIHHVPTDNEPASESPGDVFIRTVTAMRSLGFRLDDPLWPPTALGSCTGCHNGCHNDPPPAI from the coding sequence ATGTCGATCACGACCAGCACCCACCGAACCGGACGGTCCCTCGTCTCCGACGACCTCTTCCATCGGCTGACCGACCGCATTGTCCAGGCCGAGCGCTTCGAGCGCGACCTCGCCGAGCGCATCATGGACCAGGCGCTGGCGTTCCTCCTCGCCTGCGCCACCAACGTCGGCGCCCCACTCACCCCGAGCGAACTCGTCGACATCGGCTGGCACACCTTCCTCCTCGACACGTCCGAGTACGCCGCCTTCTGCGACCGCGTCGCCGGCCGGTTCATCCATCACGTGCCCACCGACAATGAGCCCGCGAGCGAGTCGCCCGGTGACGTCTTCATCCGTACGGTCACGGCCATGCGCTCACTCGGTTTCCGATTGGACGACCCGCTGTGGCCGCCTACCGCTCTGGGTAGCTGCACGGGTTGCCACAATGGCTGCCACAACGACCCGCCGCCGGCGATTTAG
- a CDS encoding TauD/TfdA family dioxygenase, with protein sequence MLVGPDGPRPKGDAVSLTVLSECSVDIGAVGGVGELAAVLARDGVALFDGVRTEPQLLQLATRLGQLVHHRDNSRTGLTVISDRGNDRPPTGQGGFSRHALSAHTDCSNVPRPPLLVAMTCNQTADHGGDCVLVDGRAVHEELADRAPEALADLSARRGAYFGGAAGIVGNVFEPNPCGLVGIRLRRDRLARFSPQTQRWLAVLAQVIDRHTVTIPTRAGSGYVVNNRRWLHGRTAFTGPRRMYRALIEPRPAWRIPAGFTPVVAP encoded by the coding sequence GTGCTGGTCGGACCGGATGGACCACGACCGAAGGGAGATGCCGTGTCCTTAACCGTGCTGTCGGAATGCAGCGTCGACATCGGCGCGGTGGGTGGTGTCGGCGAGCTGGCCGCGGTGCTGGCCCGCGATGGCGTCGCGCTGTTCGACGGCGTGCGTACCGAACCACAACTACTGCAGCTGGCGACCCGCCTCGGCCAGCTCGTTCACCACCGCGACAACTCCCGCACGGGCCTCACCGTGATCTCCGACCGCGGCAACGACCGCCCGCCGACGGGACAGGGCGGATTCAGCCGGCACGCCCTGTCCGCACACACCGACTGCTCTAACGTCCCACGGCCGCCACTGCTGGTTGCCATGACGTGCAACCAGACCGCCGATCATGGCGGTGACTGCGTCTTGGTCGACGGCCGTGCAGTGCACGAGGAGCTGGCTGACCGCGCGCCGGAGGCGCTGGCCGATCTGTCGGCTCGGCGAGGCGCGTACTTCGGCGGCGCGGCGGGGATCGTCGGGAACGTCTTCGAACCCAACCCGTGCGGGTTGGTCGGCATCCGGCTCCGACGCGACAGGCTGGCCCGGTTCTCCCCGCAGACCCAGCGCTGGCTCGCCGTACTCGCCCAGGTCATCGACCGGCACACGGTCACGATCCCTACGAGAGCCGGCAGCGGATACGTCGTCAACAACCGGCGCTGGCTGCACGGCCGCACCGCCTTCACCGGCCCGCGAAGGATGTACCGAGCCCTCATCGAGCCCCGACCGGCATGGCGTATCCCGGCCGGCTTCACTCCCGTGGTCGCGCCATGA
- a CDS encoding NUDIX hydrolase has protein sequence MVETGYPVSIKGVLIRDDRVLLVHNERDEWELPGGRIEPGETPEQTVAREISEESGLPVEVGGILDAWVYHIDVADKDVFIVTYGCTTASDAAPVLSHEHSRIGEFAEHEVSGLRMPEGYKRSIVAWFDRLRTPHPVR, from the coding sequence GTGGTGGAGACCGGATACCCGGTGTCGATCAAGGGTGTGCTGATCCGGGACGACCGGGTGCTGCTGGTGCACAACGAGCGCGACGAATGGGAGCTGCCGGGCGGCCGCATCGAACCCGGCGAGACTCCCGAACAGACCGTGGCGCGGGAGATCTCCGAGGAGTCCGGGCTGCCGGTCGAGGTCGGGGGGATTCTCGACGCCTGGGTGTACCACATCGACGTGGCCGACAAAGACGTGTTCATCGTGACGTACGGGTGCACCACTGCATCCGACGCGGCGCCGGTGCTCAGCCACGAGCACAGCCGCATCGGCGAGTTCGCCGAGCACGAGGTTTCCGGGCTGCGCATGCCCGAGGGGTACAAGCGCTCGATCGTCGCCTGGTTCGACAGGCTTCGCACCCCGCACCCGGTCCGGTAG
- a CDS encoding helix-turn-helix transcriptional regulator, translating into MSNGLAPRPPRLTPAVWMWSDPAAAAALSSRDLATILRAYRAANRLSQEALAALLGYDKSYVAMIETRRRTPGDVAGRRHIARALGLPFHLFGVTDPDDADFAALVQFGDSVIRLAEIARQSGRVVEAVNELWPLAARLEARAAEGRLERDTLYLLASARLALGVSLGTVLPEERLTGAAAWTGKALLLASHLDDADFLANTLRMHGNELRKAGRLHAAVARLEHAAAVSTTAAGHGAALALLARAAGEAGSAVLFADAIEGCRRRLDTATGTDLLLNPFTLREIQARGLLALNCPHDALQVLNTAAGEPAAPQWQVIERVTAGEVLAGTGERAGAEEALTAAIATAEQRRLPHQLQRAVRAAENGHLSGVVVAGRRALQRLRGLLSPAA; encoded by the coding sequence ATGAGCAACGGCCTGGCCCCGCGTCCGCCCCGGCTGACTCCCGCCGTCTGGATGTGGTCCGACCCCGCCGCCGCGGCGGCACTGTCTTCGCGGGATCTCGCCACGATCCTGCGCGCCTACCGTGCCGCGAACCGGCTCAGCCAGGAAGCGCTGGCCGCTCTGCTCGGCTATGACAAGTCCTATGTTGCGATGATCGAGACTCGCAGGCGCACGCCGGGTGACGTGGCCGGGCGCCGGCACATCGCCCGCGCCCTGGGGCTGCCGTTCCATCTGTTCGGCGTCACCGATCCGGACGACGCCGACTTTGCCGCGCTGGTGCAGTTCGGCGACAGCGTGATCCGGCTGGCCGAGATCGCCCGCCAGTCCGGCCGGGTGGTCGAGGCCGTCAACGAGCTGTGGCCGCTGGCGGCCCGCCTTGAAGCCCGCGCCGCCGAAGGCCGTCTCGAACGCGACACCCTGTATCTGCTCGCGTCCGCCCGCCTGGCCCTGGGCGTGTCGCTGGGCACCGTGCTGCCTGAGGAACGCCTGACCGGAGCCGCGGCCTGGACTGGCAAAGCTCTTCTCCTGGCCAGCCACCTCGACGACGCCGACTTCCTGGCGAACACCCTGAGGATGCACGGCAACGAGCTGCGCAAAGCAGGCCGTCTCCACGCTGCCGTCGCCCGGCTGGAGCACGCCGCGGCCGTGTCCACGACCGCGGCCGGACACGGCGCCGCGCTCGCGCTGCTGGCCCGAGCCGCCGGCGAGGCGGGCTCGGCGGTCCTGTTCGCCGACGCCATCGAGGGATGCCGCCGCCGACTCGACACGGCGACTGGGACGGATCTGCTGCTCAATCCCTTCACACTGCGCGAAATCCAGGCCCGGGGGCTGCTTGCCCTCAACTGCCCACATGACGCCCTCCAAGTCCTGAACACGGCTGCGGGGGAACCCGCCGCACCGCAATGGCAAGTCATCGAACGAGTTACCGCCGGCGAAGTCCTAGCCGGGACTGGTGAACGCGCCGGTGCCGAGGAGGCCCTCACTGCGGCGATCGCGACCGCCGAGCAACGTCGGCTGCCGCACCAGCTGCAGCGGGCCGTCCGCGCCGCCGAAAACGGCCACCTGTCAGGTGTCGTCGTAGCCGGACGCCGCGCTCTGCAACGTCTTCGTGGCTTGCTCTCGCCTGCTGCCTGA
- a CDS encoding Scr1 family TA system antitoxin-like transcriptional regulator: MTDGSLSHPGLYVLGSALRQNRSDQGMSLRELARTTGIGPSTLSSWEQGERRIPEVPLGWILGVLKVAPAESRLLIRLHTESDRMSHVESLDSEVTSLQRAYDRYTLRTFEWAPRIVPESLQTFDYAHAVLGPHTATPDDVDQEVLTRQARQLDRDPQHRHILLLGASALTLENVPPDVLRTQLDEITNPDPRWRVDTRVVPAEARAASTIEPFAIYETAEKAFTIVVKHEHATIYLSDPAMVKHYWSTFNALQREAVAYLPVGSR; the protein is encoded by the coding sequence ATGACCGACGGATCCCTGAGCCACCCCGGCCTCTACGTGCTCGGTAGCGCACTACGGCAGAATCGAAGCGATCAAGGCATGAGCCTCCGGGAACTGGCCCGCACGACGGGTATCGGCCCGAGCACCCTTTCGAGCTGGGAGCAAGGAGAACGGCGCATCCCGGAAGTACCGCTTGGCTGGATTCTCGGAGTCCTCAAAGTGGCGCCCGCCGAAAGTCGCCTCCTGATTCGACTTCACACTGAATCCGATCGAATGAGCCACGTCGAAAGCCTCGACTCCGAGGTGACCAGCCTCCAGCGTGCCTACGACCGCTACACCCTCCGCACGTTCGAATGGGCACCGAGGATCGTGCCGGAGTCACTGCAGACATTCGATTACGCTCACGCGGTTCTGGGACCGCACACCGCCACGCCGGATGACGTCGACCAAGAGGTCTTGACCCGGCAGGCGCGGCAGCTCGACCGAGATCCGCAGCACCGGCACATCCTCCTGCTGGGCGCTTCAGCGTTGACCCTAGAGAACGTTCCCCCGGACGTATTGCGGACACAGCTGGACGAGATCACCAATCCGGACCCCCGATGGCGGGTCGACACCCGGGTCGTCCCGGCCGAGGCACGCGCCGCTTCGACGATCGAGCCCTTCGCGATCTACGAGACGGCAGAAAAGGCCTTCACCATAGTCGTGAAGCACGAGCACGCGACGATCTACCTGTCCGATCCAGCCATGGTGAAGCACTACTGGTCGACGTTCAATGCGCTCCAACGAGAAGCTGTCGCGTATCTGCCGGTGGGATCACGGTGA
- a CDS encoding XRE family transcriptional regulator: MNSRAQVADAAAQAEQLANDVAALGSDADLIDYQRSELGRIAVAYVHAPLPAVFADLRRVQNTLTQALRTPQRPGQTHDLMFLAGVTSILLAHASQNLGDHGAALKHLRAASTLATAVDSTALRAWTCGSSALFHEWSRQPAAAVTAALKGLQYNSGPQTRRRLLAIAARSAARAQRPEMSQDLLARLDEPPNRGFASVDSVEDFGGLLSFPVTKKIYYVGGTYALLGEYDEAERSSAQAIRAYEQGLPQERSYGDLALARLDHARACLGQDNVEGAVASVARVLDLPQEEQISQLHGAMASLRDQARELGDRRHRAAGELADRLTGHLSMRPRALPSSCA, from the coding sequence GTGAACTCGCGGGCCCAGGTTGCCGACGCAGCCGCGCAGGCTGAGCAGTTGGCCAACGATGTGGCCGCACTGGGTTCGGACGCCGACTTGATCGATTACCAGCGTTCCGAACTTGGGCGGATCGCCGTCGCATATGTTCATGCGCCCCTACCCGCTGTTTTCGCGGACCTGCGTCGAGTTCAGAACACCTTGACGCAAGCGCTGCGTACGCCCCAGCGGCCCGGCCAGACCCATGACTTGATGTTCCTGGCCGGGGTGACGTCGATTCTTCTCGCCCACGCGAGCCAGAACCTTGGTGATCACGGTGCAGCTCTAAAGCATCTTCGGGCTGCTTCGACCTTGGCCACGGCGGTCGACAGCACCGCACTGCGGGCGTGGACCTGTGGTTCGTCAGCGCTCTTTCACGAGTGGTCCCGCCAGCCGGCTGCCGCGGTAACAGCCGCGTTGAAGGGCCTGCAGTACAACTCCGGTCCTCAGACGCGTCGACGTCTGCTGGCGATTGCGGCACGTTCCGCAGCGCGGGCGCAGCGGCCTGAGATGTCGCAAGATCTGCTCGCTCGTCTCGACGAACCGCCGAACCGGGGCTTCGCCTCCGTGGATTCAGTCGAAGACTTCGGTGGCCTTCTGTCCTTTCCGGTCACGAAGAAGATCTACTACGTAGGCGGAACGTACGCGCTGCTTGGCGAATACGATGAGGCGGAACGCTCTTCGGCACAAGCAATCCGCGCTTACGAGCAAGGCTTGCCGCAAGAGCGATCCTACGGCGATCTGGCTCTGGCCCGCCTGGACCACGCACGGGCGTGTCTCGGGCAAGACAATGTCGAGGGTGCGGTCGCGTCCGTTGCGCGAGTTCTCGACCTGCCCCAGGAGGAGCAGATCAGCCAGCTCCACGGGGCAATGGCCTCGCTGCGTGACCAGGCCCGGGAACTCGGCGATCGTCGCCATCGTGCCGCAGGCGAGTTGGCGGACCGGCTTACCGGGCATCTTTCAATGCGACCCCGCGCTCTACCATCGAGTTGTGCCTGA
- a CDS encoding phosphotransferase enzyme family protein, which produces MPDLVLPNVLDLACRRAGLDPTGAAPLRNHANDVYLLPSAGDSGIVAKVGAQALRDRASRAVQLTLWLTEQGFPCTRPAQVEQPVELAGHVVTFWRFYAQQDRGVPDAGHLGALLRQLHRLPDPSVELPPAAPLSAFADVLSADTTLPEHDRRWLIDERDRLLKDFQQLVFPLGTGLIHGDAYPGNTLWDGADAILGDWDEPAWGPRELDLANTIQGGIRFGRTPAELDAFAEAYGYDVRDWAGIDTLVRIRDLHTLGSFLRRAARGDTGVAAELERRLRSLQRGDRASWVAA; this is translated from the coding sequence GTGCCTGACCTCGTACTCCCAAATGTGCTCGACCTTGCGTGTCGCCGCGCCGGCCTTGACCCGACCGGTGCGGCGCCTCTGCGCAACCACGCCAACGACGTCTACTTGCTTCCGTCGGCAGGCGACTCCGGCATCGTGGCGAAGGTCGGCGCACAGGCACTGCGGGACCGTGCAAGCCGCGCTGTTCAGCTCACGCTCTGGCTGACTGAACAGGGCTTCCCCTGCACGCGGCCGGCTCAGGTCGAACAACCCGTGGAGCTTGCCGGTCACGTGGTCACGTTCTGGCGGTTCTATGCTCAGCAGGACCGCGGAGTACCTGACGCAGGTCACCTCGGCGCCTTGCTTCGTCAGCTGCACAGGCTGCCTGACCCGTCGGTCGAGCTGCCACCCGCGGCGCCGCTCTCTGCTTTCGCAGACGTCCTCTCCGCCGACACGACGCTCCCCGAACATGATCGTCGATGGCTGATCGATGAACGCGACCGCCTGCTCAAGGACTTCCAGCAGCTGGTCTTCCCACTCGGGACCGGGCTGATCCACGGGGACGCCTACCCGGGGAACACTCTGTGGGACGGCGCCGATGCCATTCTCGGCGACTGGGACGAACCGGCGTGGGGTCCCCGCGAACTCGATCTCGCGAACACCATCCAGGGTGGCATTCGCTTTGGCCGCACCCCCGCTGAACTGGACGCCTTCGCGGAGGCCTACGGCTACGACGTACGTGACTGGGCAGGTATCGACACTCTCGTGCGAATCCGTGATCTGCACACCCTGGGCAGCTTCTTGCGCCGAGCCGCGCGCGGAGACACCGGCGTCGCCGCCGAGCTGGAACGCCGGCTGCGATCTCTGCAGCGGGGAGACCGCGCTAGCTGGGTCGCCGCGTAG
- a CDS encoding amidohydrolase family protein, translated as MPQQLFTADQVLPGPAGERIRDGAVLFQDGTLLLVGPRADVEHLVSPTAERHDFPGGTILPGLINCHVHLVFDACGDPARAAADATHADLVDRADRLLCSGVTTVRDLGDRDGLAIQFRNQRPRGPRIVASGPPITIPDGHCWFLGGTADGEAELRARVRHNAELGADVIKVMASGGQITPNSPKMWDNQFTTAELTAIVDEASKAGLPVAAHAHGTDAIAAAADAGVATIEHCTWLRDGGGGYDLRDDVAAKIAERRIFACVAWPSDWRGFMNRLGTARADLVGSRFEWMAEHGIRMIPGTDAGAGSSGFDDYAGALQLYEYLGFDRADIIEMATTLSAEALGLGNITGQLAPGLAADILVVEGDPLRDLANLGRLRRVVAKGQTTSMTTA; from the coding sequence GTGCCCCAGCAGCTTTTCACCGCCGACCAGGTCCTCCCCGGTCCGGCTGGCGAGCGGATCCGCGACGGCGCTGTGCTCTTCCAGGACGGCACGCTCCTCCTCGTCGGGCCTCGCGCGGACGTCGAACACCTTGTCTCCCCCACCGCCGAACGCCATGACTTCCCTGGTGGGACCATCCTGCCCGGCCTGATCAACTGCCACGTCCACCTCGTGTTCGACGCCTGCGGCGACCCAGCACGAGCCGCGGCCGACGCGACCCACGCGGACTTGGTCGACCGCGCGGACCGGCTTCTGTGCTCAGGCGTGACCACCGTCCGCGACCTCGGCGACCGCGACGGCCTCGCCATCCAGTTCCGGAACCAGCGCCCGCGAGGGCCGCGGATCGTCGCATCCGGGCCGCCGATCACCATCCCGGACGGGCATTGCTGGTTCCTCGGCGGGACCGCGGACGGCGAAGCCGAACTCCGCGCGCGAGTGCGGCACAACGCCGAGCTGGGCGCGGACGTCATCAAGGTCATGGCGTCCGGCGGCCAGATCACCCCGAACTCCCCGAAGATGTGGGACAACCAGTTCACGACCGCCGAGCTGACCGCCATCGTCGACGAAGCCTCGAAGGCCGGGCTGCCCGTCGCGGCGCACGCCCACGGCACGGACGCGATCGCCGCGGCTGCCGACGCCGGCGTCGCCACCATCGAGCACTGCACCTGGCTGCGCGACGGTGGAGGCGGCTACGACCTGCGCGACGACGTCGCCGCGAAGATCGCCGAGCGCAGGATCTTCGCCTGCGTCGCCTGGCCCTCGGACTGGCGAGGCTTCATGAACCGCCTGGGCACCGCCCGCGCCGACCTGGTAGGCAGCCGGTTCGAGTGGATGGCCGAGCACGGCATCCGGATGATCCCCGGCACCGACGCCGGAGCAGGCAGCTCGGGCTTCGACGACTACGCCGGCGCCCTCCAGCTCTACGAGTACCTCGGATTCGACCGCGCGGACATCATCGAGATGGCCACGACGTTGAGCGCGGAGGCTCTGGGTCTCGGCAACATAACCGGACAGCTGGCTCCGGGCCTCGCGGCAGACATACTGGTCGTCGAAGGCGATCCGCTCAGGGACCTGGCCAACCTTGGACGGCTCCGACGGGTGGTGGCCAAGGGCCAGACCACCTCGATGACCACGGCATAA
- a CDS encoding MAB_1171c family putative transporter: MNLTNFLLLVLAWFIYRLARSPRDPALWAVVVCVACQLLGASTFVAFARTVFGGLPSSSTVKLLTNIALNTSRYSLLLFFLISAGGSWRRVRIETAILVSVCSAMAAAVFVLPPGARDSAYPLTGNLPNDMSHPGVAPFYIVGGSYMLYAAVQTARWALRYANESSRRARFGLRLVAVALVATAMTTGARTVVTIIRWAGHPGCGAPIMQAATRLVPICTFVFLVGVFSVGLTARFAALRTWLRRRRAYAELWPLWRALHAVFPADTLDHAPTQPWLDTLLPHRVGHRYWRRVIEIRDGLLQLSPQLVDAGFDSGRPAAHQLGTFRHALQLQASGHTPTSRTGVLVAAPEDADINSDVRQLIHLSRALAREGVL; this comes from the coding sequence ATGAACCTCACGAACTTCCTGCTGCTCGTGCTGGCCTGGTTCATCTACCGGCTGGCCCGCTCGCCACGGGACCCGGCGCTCTGGGCCGTCGTCGTGTGCGTCGCTTGCCAGCTGCTCGGCGCTTCCACATTCGTCGCGTTCGCCCGGACGGTGTTCGGCGGCTTGCCGTCGTCCAGCACGGTGAAGCTGTTGACGAACATCGCGCTGAACACCTCGCGCTACTCGCTTCTGCTCTTCTTCCTGATCTCGGCGGGTGGGTCGTGGCGGCGGGTCCGCATCGAGACCGCGATTCTCGTCAGCGTCTGCTCGGCGATGGCCGCCGCGGTTTTCGTGCTCCCGCCAGGCGCTCGTGACAGCGCCTACCCGCTGACCGGAAACCTGCCGAACGACATGAGCCATCCCGGTGTGGCGCCGTTCTACATCGTCGGCGGCAGCTACATGCTGTACGCCGCTGTGCAGACGGCACGCTGGGCCCTCCGATACGCGAACGAGTCCAGCCGCCGGGCGCGGTTCGGCCTTCGCCTGGTCGCCGTCGCGCTGGTCGCCACGGCTATGACGACCGGCGCCCGGACGGTCGTCACGATCATTCGCTGGGCCGGCCACCCGGGATGCGGTGCCCCGATCATGCAGGCGGCCACGCGGCTGGTCCCGATCTGCACCTTCGTGTTCCTCGTCGGCGTGTTCTCGGTCGGGCTTACGGCCCGGTTCGCCGCGCTGAGGACGTGGCTGCGCCGGCGACGCGCCTACGCCGAGCTGTGGCCCCTGTGGCGGGCACTGCACGCGGTGTTCCCCGCCGACACCCTCGACCACGCCCCCACCCAGCCCTGGCTGGACACGCTGCTCCCCCATCGGGTCGGCCACCGGTACTGGCGGCGGGTCATCGAGATCCGCGACGGCCTCCTACAACTCAGCCCACAGCTCGTTGACGCGGGCTTCGACTCCGGCCGACCCGCCGCGCACCAGTTGGGCACCTTCCGCCACGCACTTCAGCTGCAGGCCAGCGGCCACACACCGACCAGCCGGACGGGCGTGCTCGTAGCGGCTCCCGAAGACGCGGACATCAACTCCGATGTCCGGCAGCTCATCCACCTCTCGCGGGCCCTCGCCCGGGAAGGAGTCTTGTGA
- a CDS encoding helix-turn-helix domain-containing protein — protein sequence MSEPEDQQLQPPESFGRLLERLIYLKKHDDGRPYTVSEVADEIGISKSQLYNLLKGANEPKLRLAQELATYFGVELEYFGTSERAREIQEQYALLERLSQQGVRDIAYRASALSPEVLSSVLDFIEFQASRGGENHTSG from the coding sequence GTGTCCGAGCCCGAAGATCAGCAGCTCCAGCCACCTGAATCCTTCGGCCGGCTTCTCGAGCGGCTGATCTACCTCAAGAAGCACGACGACGGCCGGCCGTACACCGTGTCCGAGGTCGCTGACGAAATCGGCATCTCGAAGAGCCAGCTGTACAACCTGCTCAAGGGGGCGAACGAACCGAAGTTGCGCCTCGCCCAAGAGCTCGCGACCTACTTCGGCGTCGAGCTGGAGTACTTCGGAACCAGCGAGCGAGCCCGCGAGATCCAGGAGCAGTACGCGCTCCTAGAGCGGCTGTCCCAGCAAGGAGTCCGCGACATCGCCTACCGGGCGAGCGCCCTGTCGCCGGAGGTTCTGTCGAGTGTGCTGGACTTCATCGAGTTCCAAGCCAGCCGCGGCGGCGAGAACCACACGTCCGGGTGA